A section of the Ornithinimicrobium sufpigmenti genome encodes:
- a CDS encoding heavy-metal-associated domain-containing protein has product MSTTTTKKTILRAEGFSCPSCVAKIEKQVGRLEGVESVTVHFASSRVEVAHDPVRVTADDLVAAVGKAGYQATPAAF; this is encoded by the coding sequence ATGAGCACCACCACCACCAAGAAGACCATCCTGCGTGCCGAGGGCTTCTCCTGCCCCAGCTGCGTGGCCAAGATCGAGAAGCAGGTCGGCCGCCTCGAGGGTGTGGAGTCCGTCACGGTGCACTTCGCCTCCTCCCGTGTCGAGGTCGCGCACGACCCGGTCCGGGTCACCGCCGACGACCTCGTCGCCGCTGTGGGCAAGGCCGGCTACCAGGCCACGCCCGCCGCCTTCTGA
- a CDS encoding LURP-one-related/scramblase family protein — protein MGLIDADALVIDQLTRLFRSDFEIHEGDEVVGRITTQGSTMARMFGGHREFEVTEPDGTQVLRLVDVMNFMSRDTYQVLDGADQPLGTLRREFTLFTKKVSFLPSDGGDPLEVRGSFLGYDYSIMVRNEPVARISRRWAGLTTSLFGGQRYAVSFLPGASPRLRQIILGTVIAIDLMKAKDDGAAAASSG, from the coding sequence ATGGGGCTCATCGACGCCGACGCTCTGGTCATCGACCAGCTCACCCGACTCTTCCGCAGCGACTTCGAGATCCACGAGGGTGACGAGGTCGTCGGCCGCATCACCACGCAGGGCAGCACCATGGCGCGGATGTTCGGCGGTCACCGGGAGTTCGAGGTCACCGAGCCGGACGGCACACAGGTGCTGCGGCTCGTGGACGTGATGAACTTCATGAGCCGGGACACCTACCAGGTGCTCGACGGGGCCGACCAGCCGCTGGGGACGCTGCGCCGGGAGTTCACCCTCTTCACCAAGAAGGTCTCCTTCCTCCCCTCCGACGGCGGGGACCCGCTCGAGGTGCGTGGCTCCTTCCTCGGCTACGACTACTCGATCATGGTCCGCAACGAACCGGTGGCCCGGATCTCCCGTCGATGGGCCGGGCTGACCACCAGTCTCTTCGGCGGGCAGCGGTATGCGGTGAGCTTCCTCCCCGGCGCCAGCCCCCGGCTGCGGCAGATCATCCTGGGCACGGTCATCGCGATCGACCTGATGAAGGCCAAGGACGACGGTGCGGCCGCGGCGTCCTCAGGCTGA
- a CDS encoding DUF3806 domain-containing protein, with protein sequence MSFLDRVKRAVATRETTEPEPRLSTLPDPGGEPVSDLPLTPESRRLGEEEKAHIARALEELAAEDVDVDDLTSISAGLDRALTSWLADRSADHDAIVQRYAVAVGEHLHRHTDLAWEVVTDVFGTDLAVAAGDFVVVPSNLVAVRWMRREQGWVPSVVGHLVRVRSW encoded by the coding sequence ATGAGCTTCCTCGACCGGGTCAAGCGGGCCGTGGCGACGCGGGAGACCACCGAGCCCGAGCCACGGCTGTCCACCCTGCCCGACCCCGGCGGCGAGCCGGTGAGCGACCTGCCCCTGACTCCTGAGTCGCGCCGGCTCGGCGAGGAGGAGAAGGCCCACATCGCCCGGGCCCTGGAGGAGCTGGCCGCCGAGGACGTCGACGTGGACGACCTGACCTCCATCAGTGCCGGGCTGGACCGCGCGCTCACGTCCTGGCTGGCCGACCGGAGCGCCGACCACGACGCGATCGTGCAGCGGTATGCCGTGGCGGTCGGTGAGCACCTGCACCGCCACACCGACCTGGCCTGGGAGGTCGTCACCGACGTCTTCGGCACCGACCTGGCCGTCGCCGCCGGTGACTTCGTCGTGGTGCCGAGCAACCTCGTCGCGGTCCGCTGGATGCGGCGCGAGCAGGGCTGGGTGCCCTCGGTCGTGGGGCACCTCGTCCGGGTGCGCAGCTGGTAG